Genomic DNA from bacterium:
TCGGGCGATCCATACGAACACTCATGACATCCACATGCATGATTTGTCCGGTAACCGGATCTTTATCGAAATCACGAACCAGCGCTTTCAGTTCTTTTCCATCGAGGTTAAACGTGACCAAAGTATGTTCTTCCTGGAGAAATTTAACTAGCGACGGCGCATCGAATTCGATCGCAATGTTTTCCTGGCCGAAACCGTAGAAAATTCCGGGGACTTTGCCCGCGTGGCGCGATTTTTTAGCGCTGTGTTTTCCGGCTTCTCTGCGTTCAGCCTTGAGTGCAACGGCTTCCATGATATTTCCTCTATCGTTTGGTTTAATGTTTATTTTTAATTTTTCTTAATTGAACAATACGCTGATGGATTCCGCTTTGTGAATCCGTGCGATCGCTTCGGAAAAAACGTGTGTAACCGTGATGACTTCGACTTTTTCACACGTATGTCGCAATGGAATCGTATCGGTTACGGTGATTTTTTCAATCGGGGACGCCATAATTTTTTCAATCGCAGAACCTGACAAAATCGGGTGCGTACAGGCGGCATAAATATGACGCGCACCGTTGTTCTTCAGCGCCGTAGCCGCTTGCGTCAAAGTACCGGCCGTATCGATCATATCGTCGATCAGCAGGATATCGCGTCCTTCGACTTCACCGATGATATTCATGATTTCCACGTCGTTTGCGCGTGGCCGCCGTTTATCGATAATGGCAAAATCGGCGTTCAAGCGTTTGGCGTACGCGCGGGCTAATTTTACTCCGCCAACGTCCGGCGAAACTACAACCGCGCCTGATGATAATTTTGTTTTCCAGTATTCAGTCAATACCGGCGAAGAATACAAGTGATCGAGCGGAACGTTGAAAAATCCCTGGATCTGCGCCGAATGTAAATCCATAGTCAGCAGCCGGTCAACGCCTGCAGTGGAAATAAGATCGGCGGTTAATTTAGCCGTGATCGGAACACGCGGCTGATCTTTACGATCCTGACGGGCATATCCAAAGTAGGGAATGACCGCCGTCACACGATACGCCGATGCACGTTTTGCGGCATCAATCAGGATCAGAAGTTCCATCAGGTTATCGGCCGGAGGAAAAGTCGGTTGGATGATAAAGAGATCTTTGCCGCGGATGTTTTCGACATATTTGGCGAAAATTTCGCCATCGCTGAAGTTGTAAATTTCTACTTCAGCGAGTGACACACCCATCTGGCGCGCAACTTCTTCAGCAAAGGGCCGGTTACTGCGGCCGGCAACCAACATAATCTTGTTATTAAATTCAACCATGGTCTATATGTTCTCAAACGTATCGTATTGACTGTTGCTGAAAAATTAACCCGACATTTTGGGATAAATCCCATGATTAATCCCAATACATCGGGCTGACGGACATACACAAAAAACATGCTGGGGTGCAAGGATTCGAACCTCGGAATGGATGGACCAAAACCATCTGCCTTACCACTTGGCTACACCCCAGTTTTTTTGATCATTCAAGTGCCTGTAAACACCTTATTTTAGGGCGTTTGCGGACATATTTCAGATCGAAAATACCCTGGTTTTCCAAAGGTGGGCTAAACATAATCGATTTTTGTTTCTTTGTCAAGATAAAACTTGAATTTTCAGTACTTAAACAAACCTGCA
This window encodes:
- a CDS encoding ribose-phosphate pyrophosphokinase is translated as MLVAGRSNRPFAEEVARQMGVSLAEVEIYNFSDGEIFAKYVENIRGKDLFIIQPTFPPADNLMELLILIDAAKRASAYRVTAVIPYFGYARQDRKDQPRVPITAKLTADLISTAGVDRLLTMDLHSAQIQGFFNVPLDHLYSSPVLTEYWKTKLSSGAVVVSPDVGGVKLARAYAKRLNADFAIIDKRRPRANDVEIMNIIGEVEGRDILLIDDMIDTAGTLTQAATALKNNGARHIYAACTHPILSGSAIEKIMASPIEKITVTDTIPLRHTCEKVEVITVTHVFSEAIARIHKAESISVLFN